The following are encoded in a window of Candidatus Dojkabacteria bacterium genomic DNA:
- a CDS encoding right-handed parallel beta-helix repeat-containing protein, whose product MMNKPGKLLIKIILLVLSSAIIGFLIWLLTFSQIKSLLRKDSSDVLGAGSGSTYYVSTGSCVGADCSCANDSNTGLYPDCSSGAGNGPFATIQRAVNVASSDKSIQIRGGTYNQSVSINNKSNLSISNYNGENVIINGTGINFNDWGSLITVENSSTITVNGIRTQNSTWFGFYCANSTSVTFSNGSTYNTKSSGIYAQDCDRITVKGMDVNRAVNGGNQECISIVECTNFEVSYNTVYGGVAQDGGGEGIDIKQGCKNGSVHHNHVYDMTDDVLIYIDAYHILQENIRVYSNFVNCTAGKGEIGIATAAEQSGGVLKDVYIYNNIVRNCDYGGISITEWDPPGGYGYHQNIFIVNNTVYGNGRDWGGGIDVRTGQIVSGSTVTVQNNIASQNYGWQIGVKDSIASKVVTGYNLIDGYKNYKEDGRTEVAPTGTNFSGSPAFINVSTGDFRLQGTSSALDRGLNVSALGISNDYVGTSRPQGSAYDVGAYELIVSTPVVPPENTGTDSGPTIVPNSQPDSQNGESPTEQSDNSSSAEIDSLDGENSSNDDTEGQHNPENDSVSSTGAEKSTLPLTVLGKIPTSIAKYIPVGLFIALCVFLFQVFDISGGYKIIKNFFVNRERKFGSQGSKKDWDWS is encoded by the coding sequence ATGATGAATAAGCCTGGAAAATTGCTTATAAAAATCATTCTGTTAGTGTTATCCAGTGCAATCATTGGGTTTTTAATATGGCTACTTACTTTTTCTCAGATAAAGTCTTTGCTAAGAAAAGATTCAAGTGACGTCTTAGGAGCCGGCAGTGGATCGACCTATTATGTTTCGACCGGCAGCTGTGTCGGTGCCGATTGTAGTTGTGCTAACGACAGTAACACCGGGTTATATCCCGATTGTTCTTCGGGTGCAGGCAACGGACCATTTGCAACAATTCAGCGTGCCGTAAATGTTGCATCGTCCGACAAGTCAATTCAAATTCGTGGGGGTACATACAATCAGAGTGTCTCGATTAATAACAAATCGAATTTATCCATATCAAATTATAACGGCGAAAACGTAATTATCAATGGGACCGGAATAAATTTTAACGATTGGGGATCATTAATTACTGTTGAGAATTCAAGCACAATTACCGTTAACGGAATAAGGACTCAGAACTCAACGTGGTTCGGTTTTTATTGTGCAAATAGTACTTCCGTAACCTTTTCAAATGGGTCTACCTACAATACAAAGTCTTCAGGAATTTATGCTCAAGATTGTGATCGGATCACCGTAAAAGGTATGGATGTAAATAGAGCTGTAAATGGTGGAAATCAAGAATGTATATCAATTGTTGAATGTACAAATTTTGAGGTTTCATATAACACTGTATATGGTGGAGTTGCTCAGGATGGCGGTGGTGAAGGGATTGATATTAAGCAGGGTTGCAAAAATGGATCAGTTCATCATAATCACGTTTACGATATGACCGATGATGTACTTATTTATATTGATGCATATCATATATTGCAGGAAAACATTCGTGTTTATTCAAATTTTGTTAATTGTACTGCAGGAAAAGGTGAGATAGGTATTGCTACAGCCGCCGAGCAATCCGGCGGAGTATTAAAAGATGTATATATCTATAACAATATTGTAAGAAATTGTGACTATGGCGGTATTTCAATAACCGAATGGGATCCTCCCGGGGGATATGGCTATCATCAAAATATCTTTATTGTAAATAATACTGTTTACGGAAATGGGAGAGACTGGGGAGGGGGAATAGATGTTCGAACTGGACAAATTGTTTCCGGATCGACTGTTACTGTTCAGAACAATATTGCAAGTCAGAATTATGGATGGCAGATAGGCGTGAAAGACTCTATCGCAAGTAAAGTAGTTACGGGATACAACTTGATTGACGGATATAAAAACTACAAAGAGGACGGAAGGACTGAGGTGGCTCCAACTGGCACAAATTTTTCCGGATCACCGGCATTTATTAATGTCTCGACCGGGGATTTTCGTTTGCAGGGGACCTCCTCTGCACTTGATAGAGGATTAAATGTCTCGGCACTTGGTATAAGTAATGATTATGTAGGGACTTCACGGCCTCAAGGCAGTGCCTATGATGTAGGTGCTTACGAACTTATAGTCTCGACCCCGGTAGTTCCTCCTGAGAATACAGGCACTGACAGTGGGCCTACTATCGTACCCAATTCCCAACCTGATTCGCAAAACGGTGAATCTCCAACCGAGCAAAGTGACAATTCCTCTTCAGCTGAAATAGATTCATTAGATGGAGAAAATTCTTCCAACGATGACACAGAAGGTCAGCATAATCCAGAAAATGATTCCGTAAGTTCGACTGGAGCAGAAAAAAGTACTCTTCCGTTAACAGTATTGGGAAAAATACCGACTTCAATTGCGAAATATATTCCGGTTGGCTTATTCATTGCATTATGTGTTTTCTTATTTCAAGTTTTTGATATCAGTGGAGGATATAAGATAATCAAAAATTTTTTTGTAAATAGAGAACGGAAATTTGGATCCCAAGGTTCTAAAAAAGATTGGGACTGGAGCTGA
- a CDS encoding helix-hairpin-helix domain-containing protein: MQAATQMNLYDKISILGPSARYDTCGPKDFGQTTDIPGVYNAKTSNGNVCRLFKVLQTNNCLNNCNYCAFRRDRDSARTTASPDEMAKAFESAYSRRLVDGLFLSSGLDNQPDATMDKMLATANILRKQYNYRGYIHLKVMPGTSSAALDATIDIANRISLNIEAPTEESLAVLSPNKRLKSGLLHTLSLIKSKLKSRKFNGKKIPSLTTQFVVGAGIETDKELVKATKFLYDNFKLQRVFYSAFRPVSGTPLEDHEPVSITREHRLYQTDFLMRFYNFAPVEIPFDNSGFLMDSIDPKTLWANLHPEAFPVNLNTATYFELLRVPGIGPQAAQKLVKIRRESPIKSFYSLHGLRLQIDKMSRWVTV, translated from the coding sequence GTGCAGGCTGCCACACAAATGAATCTTTACGACAAAATATCAATCCTTGGGCCATCGGCCAGGTACGATACTTGCGGACCAAAAGATTTTGGCCAAACCACAGATATTCCTGGTGTCTACAATGCTAAGACATCTAATGGGAATGTGTGCCGATTGTTCAAAGTGTTACAAACTAACAATTGTCTTAATAACTGTAACTACTGTGCCTTTCGGCGTGATAGAGACTCGGCACGAACCACTGCTTCACCCGACGAAATGGCAAAAGCATTTGAAAGTGCATATTCTCGCCGACTGGTTGACGGTTTATTTTTATCTTCGGGATTAGATAATCAACCCGATGCTACAATGGACAAAATGCTGGCAACAGCAAATATTCTAAGAAAGCAATATAATTATCGTGGGTATATTCATTTAAAAGTTATGCCCGGAACCTCCTCTGCCGCACTTGATGCAACAATTGATATTGCCAACAGAATTTCTCTAAACATTGAAGCTCCCACCGAAGAATCATTGGCTGTACTTTCTCCTAATAAGCGGCTTAAAAGTGGACTTTTGCATACACTAAGTCTAATCAAGTCTAAATTGAAGTCACGAAAGTTTAACGGTAAAAAGATACCAAGTTTAACAACACAATTTGTTGTAGGGGCAGGTATTGAAACTGATAAAGAGCTAGTAAAAGCCACAAAATTTCTTTATGATAACTTTAAACTGCAACGAGTTTTTTATTCAGCGTTTCGACCTGTTTCAGGGACTCCTTTGGAAGATCATGAACCCGTATCGATAACTCGTGAGCATAGACTTTATCAGACCGATTTTCTTATGCGATTTTATAACTTTGCGCCGGTTGAAATACCCTTCGATAATTCGGGATTTTTAATGGACTCAATTGATCCCAAGACATTATGGGCTAACTTACATCCCGAGGCTTTTCCCGTAAATTTAAACACGGCTACATACTTTGAGTTATTGCGTGTTCCCGGAATCGGGCCCCAAGCTGCCCAAAAGTTGGTCAAGATCAGGCGTGAATCGCCGATTAAATCGTTTTACTCTCTTCACGGGCTTCGACTTCAGATTGATAAAATGAGTCGGTGGGTAACTGTATAA
- a CDS encoding glycoside hydrolase family 3 protein, translating into MKPKFLNVLKFVIPFFLLLAFGTIVYTGLTSPNISNVLPLPKYNDDPITISNFSNHFNSHFDEINLLTYEERIGQLLIISIEGTTLTQDTINLLNAVKPGGVILFKSNIMTMSQTQKLTADLQTWAANAGLPPLIIAVDEEGGIVERITFSPAQYSQEELGNINTPNTTIANAQSIADNLKLLGINTNFAPVADIAFLENSIIQKRSFGADPQKVASHVGVTIDTYNQNNILSTAKHFPGHGRTTTDSHLLLPTIDISKQTWLSSDAIPFITAIEHDVPFIMIGHLLYPQIDSKMASLSEVWMEDILRGELGFKGLIISDDIKMGAVGLSIDEAGLQMLGNGCDILVTALSKNQTIALKNYLIANLNTLVSSQELNQRLIRILEQKEDLK; encoded by the coding sequence GTGAAACCAAAATTTCTTAACGTTCTTAAGTTCGTAATTCCTTTCTTCTTATTGTTAGCATTCGGAACAATTGTATATACCGGATTAACAAGCCCCAACATATCAAATGTCTTACCCCTACCAAAATATAATGATGACCCGATTACTATTAGCAACTTTAGTAACCACTTTAACTCTCACTTTGACGAAATCAACCTACTAACCTATGAGGAAAGAATTGGACAACTATTAATTATTTCCATTGAAGGAACCACGTTAACTCAAGACACCATTAACCTTTTAAATGCTGTAAAACCCGGAGGAGTAATACTTTTTAAAAGTAACATCATGACAATGTCGCAAACGCAAAAACTAACTGCGGATCTTCAGACCTGGGCAGCAAACGCAGGACTTCCTCCACTTATAATTGCTGTGGATGAAGAGGGCGGAATTGTTGAACGAATAACTTTTTCTCCGGCTCAATATTCACAGGAGGAACTTGGAAACATTAACACCCCAAATACAACAATTGCAAACGCTCAAAGCATCGCAGATAATCTAAAGCTCTTAGGTATAAATACAAACTTTGCTCCAGTTGCCGATATTGCTTTCTTAGAAAACTCAATAATACAAAAACGCTCATTTGGAGCTGATCCGCAAAAGGTTGCATCCCATGTTGGTGTGACAATTGATACCTACAATCAAAACAATATTTTATCAACCGCCAAGCATTTTCCGGGTCACGGTAGAACCACAACAGACAGTCACTTACTCCTGCCGACAATCGATATTTCAAAACAGACATGGCTTTCATCTGACGCAATTCCATTTATTACTGCAATTGAACACGATGTTCCATTTATTATGATTGGACATCTTCTTTATCCACAGATCGATTCCAAAATGGCAAGCCTTTCAGAAGTATGGATGGAAGATATTTTACGAGGTGAACTCGGATTTAAAGGTCTTATTATCTCCGACGATATTAAAATGGGTGCCGTCGGACTTTCAATAGATGAGGCCGGATTACAAATGTTAGGCAATGGTTGCGATATATTAGTCACCGCACTTTCCAAAAATCAGACGATCGCACTTAAAAACTATCTTATTGCCAATTTAAACACATTAGTCTCAAGTCAGGAATTAAACCAACGACTCATCAGAATATTAGAACAAAAAGAAGATTTAAAATAA
- a CDS encoding DJ-1/PfpI family protein, with translation MKNVLLVIAPQGYQPLEFSTTLDAFKNAGYITEIASTTTDQATAMDGSSVKPNLSITDVHIPKYDCVVFIGGSGTTVYFNNATILSIAATAYKLGKVIGAICIAPIILANAGILTSIESTVFPGEVQALTSKGAIFINKPVVVSGKIVTANGPTAAIRFSQELIKLLK, from the coding sequence ATGAAAAATGTACTGTTAGTTATTGCCCCTCAGGGATACCAACCCTTAGAATTTTCGACCACACTAGATGCGTTCAAAAACGCCGGTTACATTACAGAAATTGCATCCACGACAACTGATCAGGCAACGGCAATGGATGGTTCGTCGGTAAAACCAAACTTAAGTATCACCGATGTACACATCCCGAAATATGATTGTGTAGTCTTTATAGGAGGTAGCGGCACAACAGTCTATTTTAACAATGCAACAATTTTAAGTATTGCTGCCACTGCATATAAACTTGGGAAAGTTATTGGGGCAATATGCATTGCCCCAATAATTCTTGCAAATGCAGGAATATTAACCAGTATAGAATCCACTGTTTTCCCTGGAGAAGTACAAGCTCTTACAAGTAAAGGTGCCATATTTATAAATAAACCCGTTGTTGTATCCGGAAAAATAGTAACAGCAAACGGACCGACAGCAGCAATTCGGTTTTCCCAAGAATTAATTAAACTCTTAAAATAA
- the lexA gene encoding repressor LexA — protein sequence MPQKILTEIQMQILNSIKRYVTRYDMAPSLNELREEFGFSSKRAVTYQLSRLEQMGYIKRSGDARGIVVVGMQKGNFLPVPIMGFANAGSPLVTAQDEYLGELMIDKRLLSSITNLFAVEVKGDSMNKRKIGAEFLANGSYAVVSKGSSFTNNDVVVAIIDNGVTVKTARKKGSILILFPESSNPVHKPIYIHDEEDAFVIGKVVSVLAG from the coding sequence ATGCCACAAAAAATACTTACCGAAATACAAATGCAGATTTTAAACAGCATTAAAAGGTACGTTACCAGGTATGACATGGCTCCTTCGTTAAATGAGCTTCGCGAGGAGTTTGGATTTTCATCTAAACGTGCGGTGACTTACCAACTTTCTAGGCTTGAACAAATGGGTTATATAAAACGTTCCGGTGATGCTCGTGGTATTGTTGTTGTCGGTATGCAAAAGGGTAATTTTCTGCCTGTTCCAATTATGGGCTTTGCTAATGCAGGTAGTCCACTTGTAACTGCTCAGGATGAATACCTTGGTGAACTTATGATTGACAAGCGGTTACTCTCATCCATAACAAATCTATTTGCGGTAGAAGTAAAAGGTGACTCAATGAACAAGCGCAAAATAGGTGCAGAATTTTTGGCTAACGGTTCATATGCAGTTGTTTCAAAGGGCTCAAGCTTTACCAATAACGATGTTGTTGTTGCCATAATAGATAATGGTGTTACTGTAAAAACTGCAAGGAAAAAAGGATCAATACTCATACTTTTTCCGGAATCAAGTAATCCGGTTCATAAACCGATCTATATCCATGATGAAGAAGATGCCTTTGTTATTGGAAAAGTTGTTAGTGTATTAGCAGGTTAG
- a CDS encoding NUDIX hydrolase yields MSPENDPKITPPIEQLDSSRELYIPELDIIAILGTDQETARDNSIGRDDPLCSCARNDFLSHQLTLAHTRYNIPRYVLGPNPFGCNIFFYASRDTSSTPLPIQINHPAILIGASLPIYQHGSTFYLRQRPNGTHAGKYEIPGGHYDGFYDDIAGLREIQEEMRLTQSQCSESQPLGTFLVTHGGTDSSGTHVIRSHLCLTWITYLNPDNYKPHEQTQEGWEPFTVDQIRELYANGLLTPFAYLAFKAINQLD; encoded by the coding sequence TTGTCTCCCGAGAATGATCCCAAAATAACTCCTCCAATTGAGCAATTAGATTCCAGTCGGGAATTATACATTCCTGAACTGGACATTATAGCAATCCTTGGAACAGACCAAGAAACTGCACGTGATAATTCAATTGGAAGGGATGATCCGCTTTGTTCCTGCGCTCGAAATGATTTTCTTTCCCATCAGTTAACACTTGCTCATACTCGTTATAATATACCCCGGTACGTTTTGGGACCAAACCCTTTTGGCTGTAATATTTTTTTTTACGCATCCAGAGACACTAGCAGTACTCCGCTTCCCATACAGATAAACCATCCTGCAATACTTATAGGCGCATCATTACCAATTTACCAACATGGATCTACTTTCTATCTTAGACAAAGACCCAACGGTACACATGCCGGAAAATACGAGATTCCCGGTGGTCATTATGATGGATTTTATGATGATATCGCAGGACTCAGAGAAATCCAGGAAGAAATGAGACTTACCCAATCTCAGTGTTCTGAAAGTCAACCTTTGGGAACATTTCTCGTAACACATGGAGGTACTGACTCAAGTGGAACACACGTTATTAGAAGCCACCTTTGTCTAACTTGGATTACATATCTGAATCCCGACAACTACAAGCCGCATGAACAGACACAGGAAGGTTGGGAACCATTTACGGTTGATCAGATAAGAGAGCTATATGCAAATGGTTTACTTACACCCTTTGCATATCTTGCATTTAAAGCAATAAATCAACTGGACTAA
- the mutL gene encoding DNA mismatch repair endonuclease MutL, with the protein MAKIIRLPQHVINQIAAGEVIEGPASVVKELLENSIDAGATEIIISLKDGGKSEIKIEDNGVGFSKDDLPLAFEPHTTSKLQDISDLAKLETLGFRGEALASIGSVSKITVETKESETDNGTSITVEHGKISTPKVTNRKPGTTITITNLFEKIPARQKFLKSTQTEIRKISAEIIKRVLVNPTIRFKLIHNGKELFDFLPISVNTHDSKTFIHPSRIEDVLGKEETESLIPVYTKADSVTVGGMIGHPILAKTNQSHTYIFLNKRPIWDRGIIKSVYAGTNRFVANGSKIPFAIYLTIDPTQVDVNVHPQKLEVRFVNPYRVYSDIEHAVRSALETALKKRHYLLFI; encoded by the coding sequence ATGGCAAAAATAATAAGGCTTCCACAACATGTTATAAACCAAATTGCAGCAGGTGAGGTAATAGAAGGTCCTGCTTCTGTTGTTAAAGAGCTATTGGAGAACTCGATTGACGCAGGTGCAACTGAAATCATTATAAGTCTAAAAGATGGCGGCAAGTCAGAAATAAAAATTGAAGATAATGGCGTCGGCTTTTCAAAAGACGATCTACCACTAGCCTTTGAACCACATACAACAAGCAAATTACAAGACATCTCAGATCTAGCTAAACTCGAAACACTTGGATTTCGTGGAGAAGCACTTGCAAGTATAGGATCAGTGTCCAAAATCACTGTAGAAACAAAAGAATCCGAGACTGATAACGGTACTTCTATTACAGTAGAACATGGCAAAATATCAACACCAAAAGTTACAAACAGAAAACCAGGGACTACAATAACTATTACAAACTTATTTGAAAAAATTCCGGCCCGGCAAAAGTTTCTTAAATCAACCCAAACCGAAATTAGAAAAATATCAGCCGAAATAATTAAACGCGTGCTTGTAAACCCCACAATCCGATTTAAGCTAATTCACAACGGAAAAGAACTATTCGACTTTTTACCTATTTCCGTTAATACCCACGATTCCAAGACATTCATTCATCCAAGCCGGATCGAAGATGTTTTAGGAAAGGAGGAAACAGAGTCTTTAATTCCTGTTTACACAAAGGCAGACTCCGTTACTGTGGGGGGAATGATTGGTCATCCGATACTTGCCAAAACAAATCAATCACATACATATATTTTCTTAAACAAACGACCCATATGGGATAGAGGTATTATAAAGTCGGTTTATGCAGGAACCAATAGATTTGTAGCTAACGGAAGTAAAATTCCTTTTGCAATCTACTTAACAATTGATCCAACTCAGGTCGATGTTAACGTACATCCTCAAAAACTTGAAGTTCGTTTTGTTAACCCATACCGGGTGTATAGCGATATTGAGCATGCAGTTCGTAGTGCACTTGAAACAGCCTTAAAAAAAAGACATTATCTACTCTTCATATAA
- a CDS encoding PKD domain-containing protein, whose amino-acid sequence MAKKHLWIILFWILIAFTCSSFVQILSKDSVLGISTNKGWISSNATFPLVPSNPNASLKTKVVLNYIVDLPTRAANRVLTGQFVGASVDNLFPTRYNTYITSIYSQSGKYPAIVGADFLYCGFANSMLTKLIEHSNNGGLVTISWHMMNPWTSVPLNCMDSESWGCRTLPRYDGCGESSDLSDIGSLSDLYTPGNQYYNDWHADLDQKAAWLATLRDNGVVVLFRPFHEMNGNWTWWENRDKAQYVALWQHLYNYYTNTKGLNNLLWVYSPNRNEGDYKDVLYYYPGKAYVDIVGLDYYYYEGLSQGWNGVISNIGSSGYTKLLTLGKPIALTEFGPGSGGYEPSKYVFDNQLLINNIKTYAPQTSYFMYWNKNYAIANQNNVSGLMNDSWSITRDEVDYQKSIDGVADFSVDHTSGIAPFTVVFTDLSTNNPQTYAWDFNNDGITDSTDANPSYIYTGSGTYTVRLTTQSLGISKTKVVEGLIIVSIPGGNTDSTNNNSISPNNTNSNNSATDDNGQSANSDDTNVFVPVGNENIFLSTVSSKIEGDYIKVIISYSAVNKIEAIGVNVDLDPLIIKEIIVDDETITICFYRESLADMGKQVFEIPIRIEDINGNYLDTVISTILPEQETQIESHLDKAKNIGIVVGTVGLMGITYTYITLFVGKYVVRITRRASGKDSDWSFF is encoded by the coding sequence GTGGCTAAAAAACATTTGTGGATAATTCTTTTCTGGATTTTGATAGCTTTCACTTGTTCGTCATTCGTGCAAATTCTCTCAAAAGATAGTGTGCTTGGTATATCGACAAACAAAGGATGGATATCATCTAATGCGACTTTTCCACTTGTTCCTTCAAATCCGAATGCATCTTTAAAAACAAAGGTGGTACTAAATTATATTGTTGACTTACCTACCCGAGCCGCAAATAGAGTGCTTACGGGTCAGTTTGTTGGAGCTAGTGTCGATAATCTGTTTCCGACTCGATACAATACTTATATCACGAGTATATATAGTCAATCGGGTAAGTATCCTGCAATTGTTGGGGCAGATTTTTTGTATTGTGGCTTTGCAAACAGCATGTTAACCAAGCTTATAGAACATAGTAATAACGGTGGGCTTGTGACTATAAGTTGGCACATGATGAACCCTTGGACCTCTGTGCCATTAAACTGTATGGATAGCGAGAGCTGGGGGTGCAGAACACTTCCTAGGTATGACGGCTGTGGCGAGAGTAGCGATTTGTCGGACATTGGTAGTTTGTCAGACTTATATACGCCAGGTAATCAATATTACAATGATTGGCATGCAGACTTGGATCAGAAAGCCGCTTGGCTTGCTACTTTGCGTGATAACGGAGTCGTTGTCTTGTTCAGACCTTTTCATGAAATGAATGGTAATTGGACTTGGTGGGAGAATAGAGACAAAGCTCAATATGTAGCCTTGTGGCAGCATTTATATAATTATTATACTAACACAAAAGGTTTAAACAACTTGCTTTGGGTTTATTCTCCTAATCGAAACGAGGGCGATTATAAAGATGTTCTATACTATTACCCCGGGAAAGCTTACGTAGATATCGTCGGGCTTGATTACTATTATTATGAAGGATTAAGTCAGGGTTGGAATGGCGTAATAAGCAATATTGGCTCTAGTGGTTATACAAAACTTTTGACCTTAGGCAAGCCTATTGCGTTAACAGAATTTGGTCCCGGCAGTGGTGGATACGAGCCGAGTAAGTATGTATTCGATAATCAGCTTCTAATAAACAACATTAAAACATATGCACCTCAGACCTCATATTTTATGTACTGGAATAAAAATTATGCCATAGCTAATCAGAATAATGTATCAGGACTTATGAATGACAGCTGGAGCATAACAAGGGATGAAGTTGATTACCAAAAAAGTATTGACGGGGTTGCAGATTTTTCTGTAGATCATACAAGTGGAATAGCACCTTTTACGGTAGTGTTTACCGATCTTTCGACAAATAATCCTCAAACCTATGCATGGGACTTTAACAACGACGGTATAACAGATTCGACCGATGCAAATCCTAGTTATATATATACCGGTTCGGGAACATATACTGTTAGATTGACCACCCAGAGTCTAGGAATATCAAAAACAAAGGTTGTAGAGGGTTTAATTATTGTCTCCATCCCTGGTGGTAATACTGATTCGACCAACAATAACTCGATATCTCCCAACAACACCAATAGTAATAATAGTGCTACTGATGATAATGGACAAAGCGCTAATTCCGATGACACAAATGTGTTTGTACCCGTAGGAAATGAAAATATATTTTTATCTACAGTTTCTTCCAAAATTGAAGGGGATTATATTAAAGTTATAATCTCGTACTCAGCCGTAAATAAAATAGAAGCGATCGGAGTAAATGTAGATTTGGATCCCTTGATCATTAAGGAAATTATTGTTGATGATGAAACCATTACAATCTGTTTTTACAGGGAGTCGTTAGCAGATATGGGTAAGCAGGTATTCGAAATCCCGATTAGAATTGAGGATATCAATGGAAATTATCTTGATACTGTCATCTCGACTATTCTTCCGGAGCAGGAAACCCAGATAGAATCTCATTTGGACAAAGCCAAAAATATAGGAATTGTCGTTGGAACAGTAGGTTTAATGGGTATAACATATACATATATAACTCTGTTTGTCGGAAAGTATGTAGTAAGAATTACCAGGCGAGCAAGCGGTAAGGATTCGGACTGGTCTTTCTTCTAA
- a CDS encoding tyrosine--tRNA ligase, with translation MAKPNLTIDERLKLVLSVGEEVVGADELKPILESGEDLVCYDGFEPSGQMHIAQGIMRAISTNKMTKAGFKFVFYVADWFAYLNKKMGGDIEKIRTVGRYFIELWKASGMDLSNVSFVWASAHAKDPLYWELVMKVAQNTTLNRILRTTQIMGRSESDKLMASQIFYPCMQAADIFKLNARVTQLGMDQRKVNMLARQVGPELGFFKPIVISNHMLMGLGKPAADNMDAIERAIAMKMSKSIPDSAIFMTDTKEDVERKIMNAYCAEGDIKDNPILEYCKYIIFEAYHLVGFEDLLAAGFVVERPEKYGGDVVYKTYDELEKAFSQKELFPTDLKAAVIGYINKLLDPVREHFEKDHDAKALLEMTKSYQVTR, from the coding sequence ATGGCAAAACCAAACTTAACAATTGATGAGCGGCTAAAGCTTGTGCTTTCTGTTGGCGAAGAAGTAGTAGGTGCCGACGAGCTAAAACCCATTTTAGAATCAGGAGAAGATCTAGTATGCTATGACGGATTTGAACCATCGGGACAAATGCATATAGCTCAAGGCATAATGCGTGCGATAAGTACCAATAAAATGACAAAAGCAGGGTTTAAATTTGTGTTTTATGTGGCCGATTGGTTTGCCTACCTTAATAAAAAAATGGGTGGTGATATAGAAAAAATTCGAACCGTTGGTAGATATTTTATTGAATTGTGGAAAGCCTCGGGAATGGATCTTTCAAATGTATCTTTTGTTTGGGCAAGTGCTCATGCAAAAGATCCCTTATACTGGGAACTTGTAATGAAAGTTGCTCAAAACACAACACTTAATCGAATTTTACGTACGACTCAAATAATGGGGCGAAGCGAATCCGATAAACTTATGGCTTCACAGATTTTTTATCCATGTATGCAGGCTGCCGATATTTTTAAGCTAAATGCACGAGTTACTCAGCTTGGAATGGACCAGCGTAAAGTTAATATGCTTGCACGCCAGGTTGGTCCCGAGCTTGGATTTTTTAAACCTATTGTAATTAGTAATCATATGCTTATGGGGTTAGGTAAGCCCGCTGCAGATAATATGGATGCAATCGAGCGTGCTATTGCCATGAAAATGAGTAAATCAATCCCGGATAGTGCAATATTCATGACAGATACAAAAGAAGATGTAGAGCGTAAAATAATGAATGCCTACTGTGCCGAAGGCGATATAAAAGACAATCCGATTCTCGAATACTGCAAATACATAATATTTGAGGCTTATCATCTTGTTGGGTTTGAAGATTTGTTGGCAGCTGGATTTGTTGTAGAACGACCGGAAAAATATGGTGGAGATGTCGTATACAAAACTTATGATGAGTTAGAGAAAGCCTTTTCCCAAAAGGAGTTATTCCCAACTGATCTAAAAGCAGCCGTTATTGGTTATATTAATAAATTACTTGATCCGGTGCGAGAGCATTTTGAAAAGGATCACGACGCAAAAGCACTTTTGGAAATGACAAAAAGCTATCAAGTAACAAGATAA